One genomic window of Komagataeibacter xylinus includes the following:
- a CDS encoding haloacid dehalogenase type II yields MSTNFDSVGYLGFDTYGTVVDWRSGIARASEPFLHKHAIALDPYDFADQWRALYQPSMEKIRQGERNWVKLDVLNRESLETVLNNNGIDANQIEDAELNDLNEAWNRLDPWPDSVEGLTRLKKKFAIGPLSNGHIAWMLALERFGGLPWDVITGAELSKSYKPQAQTYLKSAEAVGFLPGQVALVAAHNSDLEAARSAGLRTVFVRRPHEHGPHQTEDLKAEQDWDIVVESLVEAADALGCE; encoded by the coding sequence ATGTCCACGAACTTTGACTCCGTCGGGTATCTGGGTTTCGATACCTATGGAACGGTCGTCGATTGGCGATCCGGCATCGCACGGGCGTCTGAGCCGTTCCTGCACAAGCACGCCATCGCGCTCGATCCTTATGACTTCGCGGATCAGTGGCGAGCACTCTACCAACCTTCGATGGAAAAGATTCGGCAGGGAGAGCGCAACTGGGTGAAACTCGACGTTCTTAACCGCGAAAGCCTCGAAACGGTCCTCAACAACAATGGCATTGATGCCAACCAGATCGAAGACGCTGAACTGAATGATCTCAACGAAGCCTGGAACAGGCTTGATCCGTGGCCAGATTCGGTTGAAGGACTGACCAGGCTCAAAAAGAAGTTTGCGATTGGGCCGTTGTCGAACGGGCACATCGCGTGGATGCTCGCGCTGGAGAGGTTCGGCGGACTCCCCTGGGATGTCATCACCGGCGCTGAGCTATCCAAAAGCTACAAACCTCAAGCTCAGACCTATCTCAAATCTGCGGAAGCGGTGGGCTTTCTACCGGGACAGGTGGCACTTGTGGCAGCACATAACAGCGACCTGGAAGCGGCCCGCTCCGCGGGACTTCGCACGGTGTTCGTGCGACGCCCTCATGAGCATGGCCCTCACCAGACCGAGGACCTCAAAGCGGAGCAGGACTGGGATATCGTTGTCGAATCCCTCGTCGAAGCAGCCGATGCCCTCGGCTGCGAGTAG
- a CDS encoding conjugal transfer protein TraD, whose product MAQIAKNRGSEMRKPRDIDAELKALQEKTKQLKAQRTLQLGELVEATGADTLTIEALAGVLLAAVEQADGKPEAVARWTERGESFFQAGGKKGSRKETGNDQNGTAGA is encoded by the coding sequence ATGGCACAGATTGCGAAAAACAGGGGATCAGAAATGCGCAAACCACGGGACATTGATGCGGAACTGAAGGCTCTTCAGGAAAAGACGAAGCAGCTTAAGGCACAAAGAACTCTTCAGCTCGGCGAACTGGTCGAGGCGACGGGAGCAGATACCCTGACGATCGAGGCGCTGGCCGGGGTTCTGCTTGCGGCTGTCGAACAGGCGGATGGCAAACCTGAAGCCGTCGCGAGGTGGACCGAACGCGGGGAATCTTTCTTTCAGGCCGGCGGAAAAAAGGGTAGCCGGAAAGAAACCGGAAACGATCAGAACGGAACTGCTGGCGCTTGA
- a CDS encoding DUF6118 family protein, giving the protein MSEEGSAQRAFDDLRAEISVLRRSMEALPQAWRENRPPDYTEDLARVVKAMNAVSTRMKAIEDTPTLKMTPQAYGQGIRQAGLSASQEIQATFQKAIGEVQEERQELAHIIGQSRQQDRQNWWLLGVGLACLVVGIGLSPVLAYLLPSSIGTRVASFIVGEKDRWNSGAMMMAVSNPEGWQRVREDSQLVEANRDRITACQKAVSGQEKTQKSCVITISAQQE; this is encoded by the coding sequence ATGTCAGAGGAAGGTTCGGCGCAGCGCGCGTTTGATGATCTGCGTGCTGAAATATCGGTGCTCCGGCGCAGTATGGAAGCATTGCCGCAGGCGTGGCGGGAGAACCGGCCGCCGGATTACACGGAGGATCTGGCCCGCGTTGTAAAAGCCATGAACGCGGTTAGTACGCGGATGAAGGCGATCGAGGACACTCCAACGCTGAAAATGACGCCTCAGGCGTATGGGCAGGGAATACGTCAGGCAGGGCTTTCTGCCAGTCAGGAGATACAGGCAACGTTTCAGAAAGCGATAGGTGAGGTTCAGGAGGAGCGTCAGGAACTTGCCCATATTATTGGGCAGTCCCGTCAGCAGGATCGTCAGAACTGGTGGCTGTTAGGGGTGGGTCTTGCCTGTCTTGTTGTAGGGATCGGGTTATCGCCTGTGCTGGCGTATCTCCTGCCTTCTTCTATCGGGACGCGGGTGGCATCCTTTATTGTCGGGGAGAAAGATCGCTGGAACTCTGGGGCCATGATGATGGCAGTCAGCAATCCTGAAGGCTGGCAACGTGTACGTGAGGACAGCCAGTTGGTTGAGGCCAACAGAGACAGGATTACAGCTTGCCAGAAAGCGGTATCGGGTCAGGAAAAAACTCAGAAATCCTGTGTCATCACCATTTCGGCACAACAGGAATAG
- a CDS encoding LysR family transcriptional regulator: protein MNVFRSGVATFDLQLLQTFVTVVSCESFTAAAKELCQTQSTISQQVRRLETRLGKPLFDRTTRSVVLTAEGFLLLDYARAVLALAQEAYEKINSGRLTGRIKIAASDDLATHRLPSLLRRFRRLHPEVAIEIEVGLTEIMLGELYAQNFDLVLGKRMLGSTHGEAFGEDHLVWVGDLGERSVVDRRSLPLALFPDGCLYRRAAIKALQDSNLPWEVVCTSPSLAAIHAAVQAGIAISPLAKGLIGDLPIMNSSELPALPIIEFAVFLQAKEQVSQPAAIFRDLLCAESSP, encoded by the coding sequence ATGAATGTGTTTCGCTCTGGGGTGGCTACCTTCGACCTGCAATTGCTCCAGACTTTTGTGACCGTCGTGTCCTGCGAGAGCTTCACTGCTGCCGCCAAAGAGCTTTGTCAGACACAATCCACGATCAGTCAGCAGGTTCGACGCTTGGAGACGCGGCTTGGTAAGCCGTTGTTCGATAGGACGACACGCTCTGTGGTGCTCACCGCAGAAGGGTTCTTGTTGCTTGACTATGCCCGTGCAGTCCTTGCCTTAGCTCAAGAAGCCTACGAGAAGATCAACAGCGGAAGGCTGACTGGGCGCATCAAAATTGCTGCGTCTGATGACCTAGCGACCCATCGACTCCCATCTTTGCTACGTCGCTTCCGGCGGCTGCATCCGGAAGTCGCCATCGAAATTGAGGTCGGTCTTACCGAGATCATGCTGGGTGAACTGTACGCCCAGAATTTCGATTTGGTGCTGGGGAAAAGGATGCTTGGCAGTACACATGGGGAGGCGTTTGGCGAAGACCATCTGGTCTGGGTCGGTGATCTGGGCGAACGATCTGTAGTTGACCGACGCTCTTTGCCGCTCGCTCTGTTCCCTGATGGATGCCTGTATCGTCGGGCAGCAATCAAGGCGCTTCAAGACTCTAATCTGCCATGGGAGGTTGTTTGCACCAGTCCGAGCCTTGCGGCGATCCATGCGGCTGTCCAAGCGGGAATCGCCATTTCCCCCTTGGCGAAGGGCCTTATAGGCGACCTGCCGATTATGAACTCCAGCGAACTACCCGCTTTGCCGATCATCGAGTTTGCCGTCTTCCTGCAAGCAAAAGAGCAAGTCAGCCAGCCCGCAGCGATCTTTCGCGATCTTCTCTGTGCCGAGTCGTCACCATGA
- a CDS encoding type II toxin-antitoxin system VapB family antitoxin, whose translation MRTNIIIDDTLMTDALKASGVKTKKEAVELGLRTLIKLNQQRQLRSMKGRLEWRGDLDAMRSDA comes from the coding sequence ATGCGAACCAACATCATTATTGACGATACCCTCATGACAGATGCGCTGAAAGCGTCTGGCGTCAAAACCAAGAAAGAAGCTGTCGAACTCGGATTGCGGACGCTGATCAAGTTGAATCAGCAGCGGCAACTGCGTTCTATGAAGGGCAGGCTGGAGTGGCGGGGTGATCTCGACGCCATGCGTTCTGACGCATGA
- the traA gene encoding Ti-type conjugative transfer relaxase TraA yields the protein MAIYHLHAKVISRATGRSAVAAAAYRAASRLHDVRLDRDHDFSNKSGVVHSEILLPNGAPDRFLDRSVLWNEIEAIEKRKDAQLAREVEFSIPCEMTQTQGIALARDFVHEQFVERGMVADLTVHWDIGADGQMKPHAHVMLSTRSVDENGFGAKERLWNDKKFLLTWRERWASLANERLAELDLDVRIDHRSFAAQGIDLEPQNKIGPAGMRREERGEDAERVADHLEIARRNGERLLAEPHVALEALTRQQSTFTRQDLARFVDRHTANAEQFTAVMVRVEACPELVALGKDGHGRERFSTREMIGVEQRLEEVSLAMGQSLGHAVPLAVRRAAMVRDGLGDEQALAVGEVTKSRDLSVVVGYAGTGKSTMLGVARAAWEEAGYRVRGAALSGIAAEGLQGGAGIESRTLASLELAWAKGRDRLERGDVLVVDEAGMVGSRQMERVLSAAREVGAKVVLVGDPEQLQAIEAGGAFRAVAERVGSVEITTVRRQREGWQQAATKELATGRTGEALGRYEAAGLVRGHETLEEARAGVVVGWDEARQAAPEDSQIMLAHRRVDVRALNEAAREIRRDAGELGEDVLVPTAQGERVLADGERVYFLRNDRELGVKNGTLGTVRGITGSVEAGDLALSVQLDGPGGAGTGRIVPVRVADYDALDYGYAATIHKSQGVTVDRAHVLATGSMDRHGAYVALSRHRESVSVHWGRDDVGDRDGLVKRLSCERLKDTTLDYPQVRDRDAGFVRRRGLHVPESEIVVERGKAASGPRQDRQAEAFPVPEPAPAQQKRGMFDGLDLSVRPGRRTSEKDVPAGMEAEAGKRESGVEREVPVSPFAGLRLPRVKREQVPVGLGGFVPGSDPLQQAVEQYARAWVDAERMVRQELPVLEHQKKALFEAGRDLERVRRGSEADLRAALKHQPEIRQVLYGLEGPARARRLVEGLEHEDRVRKSPELRAARFVRTWDGLSREQQGVALKELKRDAQLESILREKSRELGIRKGSTLDHGLHPHQREHSLSRSRSRGMDMGM from the coding sequence ATGGCGATTTATCACCTTCATGCAAAGGTCATCAGCCGCGCTACCGGTAGGAGCGCCGTGGCAGCGGCGGCCTATCGTGCGGCCTCACGCCTGCATGACGTGCGTCTGGATCGTGACCATGATTTTTCCAATAAGAGCGGCGTGGTGCATTCCGAGATCCTGCTACCCAATGGCGCACCGGATCGGTTTCTTGATCGGTCTGTTCTGTGGAACGAGATCGAGGCGATCGAGAAGCGTAAGGATGCGCAGCTTGCCCGCGAGGTGGAGTTTTCAATCCCGTGCGAAATGACCCAGACGCAGGGGATCGCGCTGGCACGGGATTTTGTGCATGAGCAGTTCGTGGAACGCGGCATGGTCGCCGACCTCACTGTGCATTGGGATATCGGTGCAGACGGGCAGATGAAGCCCCATGCGCATGTGATGCTGTCCACGCGATCAGTGGACGAGAACGGATTTGGTGCGAAAGAGCGTCTGTGGAACGACAAGAAATTCCTGCTGACGTGGCGGGAGCGGTGGGCGTCTCTTGCCAATGAACGGCTGGCCGAGCTGGATCTGGATGTGCGGATCGACCATCGGTCATTTGCCGCGCAGGGGATCGACCTTGAGCCGCAGAACAAGATCGGTCCGGCCGGGATGCGCCGGGAGGAGCGGGGCGAGGACGCGGAGCGGGTTGCCGACCATCTGGAGATCGCGCGGCGCAATGGCGAGAGGCTGCTGGCGGAACCGCATGTGGCGCTGGAGGCGCTGACGCGGCAGCAGAGCACCTTTACCCGGCAGGACCTGGCGCGGTTCGTGGACCGACATACGGCGAATGCTGAACAGTTTACGGCCGTCATGGTTCGGGTGGAGGCGTGTCCGGAGCTGGTCGCACTTGGGAAAGACGGACATGGGCGGGAGCGGTTCTCCACGCGAGAGATGATCGGGGTCGAGCAGCGGCTGGAAGAGGTGTCGCTCGCGATGGGGCAGTCCCTGGGGCATGCGGTGCCGCTGGCGGTGCGGCGGGCGGCGATGGTGCGGGACGGGCTTGGGGACGAGCAGGCGCTGGCCGTGGGCGAGGTGACGAAGTCCCGTGACCTGTCCGTGGTGGTGGGCTATGCCGGGACGGGGAAGAGCACCATGCTGGGTGTCGCCCGCGCGGCGTGGGAAGAGGCCGGGTATCGGGTGCGCGGGGCGGCGTTGTCGGGGATTGCGGCGGAAGGGTTGCAAGGTGGGGCTGGGATTGAGAGCCGTACCCTCGCATCGTTAGAGCTGGCCTGGGCGAAAGGGCGGGACCGTCTGGAGCGCGGGGACGTGCTGGTGGTGGACGAGGCCGGCATGGTGGGGTCACGGCAGATGGAGCGGGTGCTCTCAGCTGCGCGTGAGGTTGGTGCCAAGGTGGTGCTGGTTGGCGATCCCGAGCAGTTGCAGGCGATCGAGGCGGGTGGTGCATTCCGGGCGGTGGCCGAGCGGGTCGGGTCGGTGGAGATCACGACGGTGCGTCGGCAGCGTGAAGGCTGGCAGCAGGCCGCGACGAAGGAACTGGCGACCGGGCGCACCGGTGAGGCGCTGGGGCGCTATGAGGCGGCTGGCCTTGTACGCGGGCATGAGACCCTGGAAGAGGCGCGGGCCGGGGTGGTGGTCGGGTGGGATGAAGCCCGTCAGGCTGCGCCGGAGGACAGCCAGATCATGCTGGCGCACCGGCGTGTCGATGTACGGGCGCTGAACGAGGCGGCGCGCGAGATCCGCAGGGACGCGGGTGAGCTGGGCGAGGATGTTCTGGTGCCGACTGCGCAGGGCGAGCGGGTGCTTGCGGACGGGGAGCGTGTCTACTTCCTACGCAATGACCGGGAGCTGGGGGTGAAGAATGGCACGCTGGGTACGGTGCGGGGCATCACGGGGTCGGTCGAGGCCGGGGATCTGGCGCTGTCGGTGCAGCTTGACGGGCCGGGTGGTGCCGGAACTGGGCGGATCGTACCGGTGCGCGTGGCGGACTATGACGCGCTGGATTATGGCTATGCGGCCACCATTCATAAATCGCAGGGTGTGACGGTGGATCGGGCCCATGTGTTGGCGACGGGAAGCATGGACCGACATGGGGCCTATGTGGCGCTGTCGCGGCATCGGGAGAGTGTGTCCGTTCATTGGGGTCGGGATGATGTGGGCGACCGGGACGGGCTGGTGAAGCGGCTGTCGTGCGAGCGGCTGAAGGATACCACGCTAGATTACCCGCAGGTCCGGGATCGGGATGCCGGGTTCGTGCGGCGGCGCGGGCTGCATGTCCCCGAGAGCGAGATCGTGGTGGAGCGCGGCAAGGCTGCCTCTGGTCCCCGGCAGGACAGGCAGGCCGAAGCGTTTCCTGTGCCAGAGCCTGCACCGGCACAGCAGAAACGCGGGATGTTCGACGGGCTGGACCTGTCCGTGCGGCCTGGTCGTCGAACATCAGAAAAAGACGTTCCGGCCGGGATGGAGGCTGAGGCCGGCAAGCGGGAGAGTGGGGTTGAGCGTGAGGTTCCTGTTTCTCCCTTTGCGGGTTTGAGGCTGCCCCGTGTGAAGCGCGAGCAGGTGCCGGTCGGGCTGGGTGGGTTTGTGCCAGGGAGTGACCCGCTTCAGCAGGCGGTGGAGCAATATGCGCGGGCTTGGGTGGATGCCGAGCGCATGGTGCGTCAGGAGCTGCCGGTTCTGGAGCACCAGAAGAAGGCGCTGTTTGAGGCCGGGCGGGATCTGGAGCGGGTCCGGCGTGGGAGTGAGGCGGATCTGCGGGCGGCGCTGAAGCATCAGCCGGAGATCCGGCAGGTGCTGTATGGTCTGGAAGGTCCGGCACGGGCGCGCAGGCTGGTCGAGGGGCTGGAGCACGAGGACAGGGTGCGGAAGAGTCCGGAATTGCGGGCGGCGCGGTTTGTGAGGACGTGGGACGGGCTGAGCCGGGAGCAGCAGGGTGTGGCGCTGAAGGAACTGAAGCGGGATGCGCAGCTTGAGTCCATCCTGCGGGAGAAAAGCCGCGAGCTGGGCATCCGGAAGGGATCGACGCTCGATCACGGGCTGCATCCCCATCAGCGGGAGCACTCCCTTTCACGCTCCAGGTCGCGCGGTATGGATATGGGGATGTAA
- a CDS encoding PIN domain nuclease yields MILVDSSVWIDFFRGTVTPQVDALDRLLGEELVAIGDLMMTEVLQGFASERDFNKARRMLGALDLVEIGGRDVMIEAARYFRDLRARGITIRKTIDTLIATRCIVSGYRLLYSDRDFDPFVTYLGLERVV; encoded by the coding sequence ATGATTCTGGTCGATTCATCGGTCTGGATCGATTTTTTCAGGGGTACCGTGACGCCACAGGTTGATGCTCTGGACCGGTTGCTGGGAGAGGAACTGGTCGCCATTGGGGATCTGATGATGACGGAAGTTCTTCAGGGATTTGCGAGTGAGCGGGATTTCAACAAGGCACGGCGGATGCTTGGCGCTCTGGATCTGGTTGAGATCGGGGGGCGTGATGTCATGATCGAGGCGGCACGGTATTTCCGTGACCTGCGCGCCAGAGGCATCACCATTCGGAAAACCATTGATACCCTGATTGCCACACGGTGCATCGTAAGCGGATATCGGCTTCTTTACAGTGATCGGGACTTTGATCCGTTCGTGACATATCTGGGGCTGGAACGGGTTGTCTGA
- a CDS encoding LrgB family protein encodes MTDPVNLWVYLSTTPLFWLSLTIISYAVALRFARMLNSHPAANPILLASSLIIIVLLKTRTSYSAYFEGAQFVNFLMGPATVAIAVPIYRHRAVLRQVLVPMAGALFVGAIVAMISALGIGTLCGLPSELLIDLAPKSVTAAVAMALTKQMGGTPSITMLLVMFTGIFGAVVVTPLMNFLGIRNYAARGFAVGLASHGVGTARAFSVSTVAGLFAAIAMGLNAVVTALILPWIVTLFLK; translated from the coding sequence ATGACTGATCCAGTCAACCTGTGGGTTTATCTCTCCACGACCCCACTGTTCTGGTTGTCACTGACGATCATAAGCTATGCGGTAGCTTTGCGCTTTGCGCGAATGCTCAATAGTCACCCTGCGGCAAACCCCATCCTACTCGCCTCAAGTCTGATTATTATTGTTTTGCTCAAGACGAGAACTTCCTACTCGGCCTACTTCGAGGGGGCGCAATTCGTTAATTTTTTGATGGGGCCGGCTACAGTCGCGATCGCAGTTCCAATCTACCGTCACCGCGCTGTTTTACGGCAGGTCCTTGTGCCGATGGCTGGGGCGCTCTTCGTCGGTGCCATAGTTGCCATGATAAGCGCTCTCGGCATCGGCACCTTGTGTGGTCTGCCTAGCGAGTTACTGATCGATTTGGCCCCGAAGTCCGTGACGGCCGCAGTTGCGATGGCTCTTACCAAGCAGATGGGTGGCACGCCATCAATCACGATGTTACTGGTCATGTTCACCGGTATTTTCGGGGCGGTCGTGGTCACCCCTTTGATGAACTTCTTAGGTATCAGGAATTATGCTGCGCGTGGCTTTGCCGTTGGCCTTGCTTCCCATGGTGTAGGGACAGCACGCGCCTTCTCAGTAAGTACAGTCGCTGGATTGTTCGCCGCAATCGCTATGGGATTGAACGCCGTCGTCACCGCATTAATCCTTCCATGGATCGTAACACTTTTCTTGAAATAG
- a CDS encoding CidA/LrgA family protein, with the protein MIAAIGIVLACQLLGEIVSRSLVPPVPGPVVGLLVLLLALFAVGTRSKVSEDRPKALPIERVSDVLLGSLGLFFVPATVGVIQTADVLSRYGGGLLLAVAGSTILALVSTVVVFIGLSRLMGHSGEYHD; encoded by the coding sequence ATGATCGCCGCGATCGGGATTGTTCTAGCGTGCCAGTTATTGGGCGAGATTGTATCCCGATCGCTTGTTCCTCCGGTGCCCGGACCAGTCGTTGGCTTATTGGTTCTCCTTTTGGCTCTTTTCGCTGTCGGCACGCGCAGCAAAGTGTCAGAGGATCGTCCCAAAGCGCTCCCCATCGAGCGTGTGTCAGATGTTCTGCTCGGCTCGTTAGGCCTATTCTTTGTCCCTGCGACAGTAGGTGTCATTCAAACAGCAGATGTGCTGTCCCGCTACGGAGGAGGTTTGTTGCTTGCCGTGGCGGGCTCTACAATCCTAGCGCTCGTCTCAACCGTTGTGGTCTTCATTGGCCTTTCACGCCTGATGGGTCACAGCGGAGAATATCATGACTGA
- a CDS encoding helix-turn-helix domain-containing protein — protein MTRIRHKSLDCSPGCAVEATLQFIDGKWKGVILYHLLQGTLRFNAIRKRLPNITQRMLTTQLRELERDGFVLRTVYPEVPPKVEYSLTPRGRTLKPVIKALKAWGDEHTEFGHVPDICADMKGSPTNS, from the coding sequence ATGACCCGCATCCGCCATAAGTCGCTTGATTGCAGTCCCGGCTGCGCTGTTGAGGCAACGCTTCAGTTCATCGACGGAAAATGGAAAGGCGTGATCCTCTATCACCTGCTTCAGGGGACCCTGCGCTTCAACGCCATCCGCAAACGCCTGCCCAATATCACCCAGAGAATGCTGACGACCCAGCTTCGCGAACTGGAGCGCGACGGGTTCGTCTTACGGACGGTTTACCCGGAAGTCCCGCCAAAGGTGGAATACAGCCTCACCCCGCGCGGGCGAACCCTCAAGCCCGTCATCAAGGCTCTCAAGGCCTGGGGCGACGAGCACACAGAGTTCGGACATGTTCCTGATATCTGCGCAGATATGAAAGGCTCTCCAACAAACTCTTAG